A section of the Nitrososphaerales archaeon genome encodes:
- a CDS encoding SRPBCC domain-containing protein, with the protein MFELKKEYVINSDIENVWNFLTELREVTSCIPNLENLQIETPTKFRGKIKPPFSFVKGKFSVESELIELKEKERLTIAVRGSSIGASFKIMMTMLISYVSGTKIHLDVRVETTGLLKTLPKSLIHKVVEDIETPMLRCIKEKLE; encoded by the coding sequence ATGTTTGAGCTCAAAAAGGAATATGTGATAAATTCGGATATTGAAAATGTATGGAATTTCCTGACGGAATTAAGGGAAGTGACCAGTTGCATACCAAACTTGGAGAACTTGCAGATAGAAACGCCTACAAAGTTTAGGGGAAAAATTAAACCGCCATTCTCTTTTGTGAAGGGAAAGTTTAGCGTAGAATCTGAACTCATAGAACTTAAGGAAAAAGAGAGGTTGACCATCGCAGTAAGAGGTTCATCAATAGGGGCATCTTTTAAAATTATGATGACCATGCTCATTTCCTATGTTAGTGGTACCAAAATCCATTTAGATGTAAGAGTTGAAACAACTGGATTGTTAAAAACACTTCCAAAATCTTTGATACATAAGGTAGTAGAAGATATAGAAACCCCTATGCTCAGGTGTATTAAAGAAAAACTTGAATAA